One window of the Methylocystis parvus OBBP genome contains the following:
- a CDS encoding polyhydroxyalkanoic acid system family protein: MSNKITVTVPHNLGVETARKRLAERIEALQREYVDKVAQSEVIWSGDVATVRVAALGQTATAQMTVLPELVRIEVQLPWLLAKLSGALQGFISHNANDVLRIGAKKS; encoded by the coding sequence ATGTCGAACAAGATCACCGTCACCGTGCCGCATAATCTTGGCGTCGAGACCGCCAGGAAGCGACTCGCCGAAAGGATCGAGGCGCTGCAGCGCGAATATGTCGATAAGGTCGCCCAATCAGAAGTGATCTGGTCGGGCGACGTCGCGACTGTGCGCGTCGCCGCCTTGGGCCAGACCGCGACCGCTCAGATGACGGTGCTTCCGGAATTGGTTCGCATCGAGGTGCAACTGCCCTGGCTTCTCGCCAAGCTCTCAGGCGCGCTTCAGGGCTTCATCTCCCACAACGCCAATGACGTCCTGCGCATCGGCGCCAAGAAATCCTGA
- a CDS encoding response regulator transcription factor, producing MPTVSVIAENSRERNELAKLLSREGVVVDVFSEISAFLQNRREAADCLVLDLDNPCDVTRSLFQLRDGDVEAPPVVVLSPRAAVSLAVHAMKAGAADFLEKPIDASRLLGAVRAAIEASRPRSERARRKRDLIARYHTLSARERDVVGAVLGGRGNREVASQLGIKLRTVETHRSNAMNKLGARTLPDLVKIWHDIETEATP from the coding sequence ATGCCGACTGTTTCAGTCATTGCCGAAAATTCGCGGGAGCGTAACGAGCTGGCCAAGCTCCTCTCGCGAGAAGGCGTCGTTGTAGACGTTTTCTCAGAGATTTCAGCTTTCCTGCAAAACAGGAGGGAAGCGGCGGACTGTCTTGTTCTCGACCTCGACAATCCCTGCGACGTAACCCGGTCGCTGTTCCAGCTCAGGGACGGCGACGTCGAAGCGCCGCCGGTTGTCGTTCTCTCGCCCCGCGCCGCGGTTTCGCTCGCCGTCCATGCGATGAAGGCGGGAGCCGCCGACTTTCTCGAAAAGCCGATCGACGCGTCGCGCCTTCTCGGCGCCGTGCGCGCGGCGATCGAGGCGAGTCGCCCGCGCAGCGAAAGAGCCCGGCGCAAGAGGGATTTGATCGCCCGTTATCACACGTTGAGCGCGCGTGAGCGCGACGTCGTGGGCGCCGTGCTGGGCGGCAGGGGCAACCGCGAAGTCGCGTCGCAGCTTGGCATCAAGCTGCGCACGGTTGAAACGCATCGCTCCAATGCGATGAACAAGCTGGGCGCGCGCACGCTGCCCGATCTCGTCAAGATCTGGCACGATATCGAAACCGAAGCGACGCCTTGA
- a CDS encoding prephenate/arogenate dehydrogenase family protein: MAEPIVQRVALVGAGLIGSSIARAAREYGAAREIAILDASDAVMARVREIGIADEASGDPAKALAGADLVIICTPVGVCETVAQSIAPFLETGAILSDVGSVKSAVVAQVAPHVPEGVHFIPAHPIAGTEFSGPDAGFATLFQNRWCLLTPPEDADAAAVETLGAFWTRIGAKVEAMSADHHDKVLALTSHLPHLIAYNIVGTAEDFGEQTRSEVIKFSASGFRDFTRIAASDPTMWRDIFLNNREAVLEMLGRFNEDLSALQRMIRRGDGQGLFDFFARTRAIRRSIVEQGQDTAAPDFGRRDKSA; the protein is encoded by the coding sequence ATGGCTGAACCGATCGTCCAACGGGTCGCGCTGGTCGGCGCGGGCCTCATCGGCTCGTCCATCGCCCGCGCCGCGCGGGAATATGGCGCCGCGCGCGAGATTGCGATCCTCGACGCCTCCGACGCGGTGATGGCGCGGGTGCGCGAAATCGGCATTGCGGACGAAGCGAGCGGCGATCCCGCAAAGGCGTTGGCGGGCGCCGATCTCGTCATCATCTGCACGCCTGTCGGCGTCTGCGAAACCGTCGCGCAATCGATCGCGCCATTTCTCGAGACGGGCGCAATTCTCTCAGATGTCGGCTCGGTGAAGAGCGCCGTCGTCGCGCAGGTTGCGCCGCATGTGCCGGAGGGCGTGCATTTCATCCCCGCGCATCCCATCGCGGGCACGGAATTTTCCGGCCCCGACGCCGGCTTTGCGACGCTTTTTCAAAACCGTTGGTGTCTCTTGACGCCACCCGAAGACGCGGATGCGGCGGCGGTCGAGACGCTCGGCGCGTTCTGGACGCGCATTGGCGCGAAGGTCGAAGCGATGAGCGCCGATCACCATGACAAGGTGCTGGCGCTCACAAGTCATCTGCCGCATCTCATCGCCTATAACATCGTCGGCACGGCCGAGGATTTCGGCGAGCAGACCCGATCCGAAGTCATCAAATTCTCGGCCTCGGGGTTTCGCGACTTCACGCGCATCGCCGCCTCCGACCCCACAATGTGGCGCGACATTTTCCTCAATAATCGTGAGGCGGTGCTCGAAATGCTCGGCCGCTTCAACGAGGATCTGAGCGCGCTGCAGCGCATGATCCGCCGCGGCGACGGGCAAGGGCTTTTCGACTTCTTCGCCCGCACGCGCGCCATCAGGCGCTCAATCGTTGAGCAGGGGCAGGATACGGCCGCGCCGGATTTCGGCCGCCGGGACAAATCCGCTTAG
- the hisC gene encoding histidinol-phosphate transaminase — translation MMRPVPRPGLLAIDAYVPGKSAAPGSGRVYKLSANETPLGPSPAAIEALRDMAHEIAIYPEGSSRKLREAIGARHGLDPARIIMGAGSDNILELLALAYIGPGDEAIYSQYGFLEYKIVTLAAGGVPVVAPETNYIASVDALLACVTEKTKIVFLANPNNPTGSYLPAAEVARLAGSLPPQTLLVLDAAYAEYVTNADYEAGVALVDAHDNVVMTRTFSKIYGLAGLRLGWGYGPAHVIDALNRIRSPFNVSSAASAAGIAAIDDAAHVQAAIAHNSKWLPWLAREISALGLDVLPSVANFIAIRFPTTPGRTAADADRFLTARGLVLRAVGAYGMGEFLRLTIGPQEANEAVVAALAEFMQEAKAVANG, via the coding sequence ATGATGCGTCCCGTTCCCCGCCCCGGCTTGCTGGCGATCGACGCCTATGTTCCCGGTAAGAGCGCCGCGCCCGGCTCCGGCCGCGTTTACAAGCTTTCGGCCAATGAGACGCCGCTCGGCCCGTCGCCCGCCGCCATTGAGGCGCTGCGCGACATGGCGCATGAAATCGCCATCTATCCCGAGGGCTCCTCGCGCAAACTGCGCGAGGCGATCGGCGCGCGCCACGGGCTCGATCCGGCGCGGATCATCATGGGCGCGGGGTCCGACAATATTCTGGAGTTGCTCGCGCTCGCCTATATCGGCCCGGGCGACGAAGCGATCTACAGCCAATACGGCTTCCTCGAATATAAGATCGTGACGCTCGCCGCCGGCGGCGTTCCGGTCGTCGCGCCCGAGACGAATTACATTGCGAGCGTCGACGCGCTGCTGGCCTGCGTTACGGAGAAGACGAAGATCGTTTTCCTCGCCAATCCGAACAACCCAACGGGCAGCTATCTGCCAGCCGCCGAAGTCGCGCGGCTCGCCGGGAGCCTGCCGCCGCAGACTCTGCTCGTGCTCGACGCCGCCTATGCGGAATATGTGACCAATGCGGATTATGAAGCTGGCGTCGCGCTTGTCGATGCGCACGACAATGTGGTGATGACGCGCACCTTCTCGAAGATCTACGGGCTTGCGGGGCTGCGTCTCGGTTGGGGATATGGGCCCGCGCATGTCATCGACGCGCTGAATCGCATCCGCTCGCCCTTCAACGTGTCGAGCGCGGCCTCCGCCGCCGGAATCGCCGCGATCGACGACGCAGCGCATGTTCAAGCGGCGATCGCGCATAATTCGAAATGGCTGCCTTGGCTGGCGCGCGAGATATCGGCCTTGGGGCTGGACGTGCTGCCGAGCGTCGCGAATTTCATCGCGATTCGTTTCCCGACGACGCCCGGCCGCACGGCGGCGGACGCAGACCGTTTCCTCACCGCGCGCGGCCTCGTGCTGCGCGCCGTCGGCGCCTATGGCATGGGCGAGTTCCTGCGCCTCACGATCGGTCCTCAAGAGGCGAACGAAGCCGTCGTCGCGGCGCTCGCGGAATTCATGCAGGAAGCGAAAGCCGTCGCGAATGGCTGA
- a CDS encoding chorismate mutase, translated as MRDTPQPTLAVDLAELRGEIDRIDLDMHRLLMQRGEIIDRLIAVKRAQGGGCAFRPDREAQMMRALVERHSGLLPVDAVEGVWRVIVSTFTYVQANYSVHADDSGGDAQMRDSARFHFGFTVPYVPHHGAGAVIDAVAGSRGDLGMLRATGALADGAWWVRLIGESAPKIIARLPFVERPDHPAGLPVFIVARPAADAASRDIMLYAINLPRWSHSIPAVVSGLEGEILASAPHAGGLSLMVAAPGRTEAARFAQELTAAGVTDARVEPIGSHAERYQLTEARSGVFAPRS; from the coding sequence ATGCGCGATACGCCCCAGCCAACCCTCGCCGTCGATCTCGCCGAATTGCGCGGCGAGATCGACCGCATCGATCTCGACATGCACCGTCTGCTGATGCAGCGCGGCGAGATCATCGACCGGCTGATCGCGGTCAAGCGGGCGCAGGGCGGCGGTTGCGCCTTCCGGCCGGACCGCGAGGCGCAGATGATGCGCGCGCTGGTCGAACGCCATAGCGGCCTGCTGCCCGTCGACGCCGTCGAGGGCGTCTGGCGCGTCATCGTCTCGACCTTCACCTATGTGCAGGCGAATTACTCGGTCCATGCCGACGATTCCGGCGGCGACGCGCAGATGCGCGACAGCGCGCGGTTTCATTTCGGCTTCACCGTGCCTTACGTTCCGCATCACGGCGCCGGCGCGGTGATCGACGCGGTCGCGGGGTCTCGCGGCGATCTCGGCATGTTGCGCGCGACGGGGGCGCTCGCCGACGGCGCATGGTGGGTGCGTCTCATCGGCGAAAGCGCGCCCAAGATCATCGCGCGGCTGCCCTTCGTCGAGCGGCCGGATCATCCGGCGGGACTGCCGGTCTTCATCGTCGCGCGCCCCGCGGCCGACGCGGCCTCGCGCGACATCATGCTCTATGCGATCAACCTGCCGCGATGGTCGCATTCGATTCCCGCCGTCGTCTCGGGGCTGGAGGGCGAAATCCTCGCCAGCGCGCCCCATGCGGGCGGTCTGTCCCTGATGGTCGCCGCGCCCGGCCGCACGGAGGCCGCGCGTTTCGCGCAGGAGCTGACGGCGGCGGGCGTCACGGACGCCAGGGTGGAGCCGATCGGCAGCCATGCCGAACGCTACCAACTCACCGAAGCGCGCAGCGGCGTCTTTGCGCCGAGGAGCTAA
- a CDS encoding cupin domain-containing protein: MRLLHAATASLLLFAATAARSDGVDLKGFHAKVKAELAELGHLSELNGKYRIRVTEVTMDPGGYMHAHHHLGPGLRCMQSGEMKYEIEGKTTIYKAGDCFTETGAVTHESSVVGSAPVVLLNFELLPATLPEGKGSITPVPEDHHHDK; encoded by the coding sequence ATGCGCCTGCTTCACGCCGCCACCGCCTCGCTCTTGCTTTTCGCCGCGACCGCCGCCCGCTCGGACGGCGTCGACCTCAAGGGCTTTCACGCCAAGGTGAAAGCCGAACTCGCGGAGCTCGGCCATCTCTCGGAGCTCAACGGCAAATACCGCATCCGCGTCACGGAGGTGACCATGGACCCGGGCGGCTACATGCATGCGCATCACCATCTCGGCCCCGGCCTGCGCTGCATGCAGTCGGGCGAGATGAAATATGAGATCGAGGGAAAGACGACGATCTACAAAGCCGGCGATTGCTTCACCGAGACAGGCGCCGTGACCCATGAATCGAGCGTCGTCGGCTCCGCGCCCGTCGTGCTGCTGAATTTCGAACTGCTCCCGGCGACGCTGCCGGAAGGCAAGGGCTCGATCACGCCCGTGCCGGAGGACCACCACCACGACAAATGA
- the ccoS gene encoding cbb3-type cytochrome oxidase assembly protein CcoS, whose amino-acid sequence MTVLLFLIPLALLLGLGALAAFLWSLKSGQFEDLDGAAHRVLMDDDVEKDK is encoded by the coding sequence ATGACCGTCCTTCTGTTCCTCATCCCGCTGGCGCTGCTTCTCGGGCTCGGCGCGCTCGCCGCATTCCTCTGGTCGCTCAAAAGCGGCCAGTTCGAGGATCTCGACGGCGCCGCGCATCGCGTGCTCATGGATGACGATGTGGAGAAAGATAAGTGA
- a CDS encoding heavy metal translocating P-type ATPase, translating to MTAAFDFGSLVTHGKDGACRFEAAVDGMTCAACIGEIEQGLADLPGLDHARVNYADRRLALEWRDARFDLAAAFERLRRMGYTLHPFELAESERAEIETSRWLLRCLAIAGFAAMNIMLLSVGVWVGEGGGDIDPATRDLFHGVSALIALPAAAFAGQPFFKSAFAALRAGRLNMDVPISLGVLLALAMSVYETLTHAEHAYFDSATMLLSFLLLGRFLDHAMRRKTRAVAANLAALRAPLACRLSPDGGETLAPLAKIAPGDIVLVRPGERLPVDGVVATGASQLDESLVTGETRRRAVAAGAQVYAGSLNYDGALTIRVEAANGATLLDDIERLLEKATNARSRYVRLADRVSRLYAPMVHLAALVTALFWMWRGASLHDALITAICVLIITCPCALALAVPAVQVVASGALFRAGVLLNSADAIERLAEADTIVFDKTGTLTAPEPRVVNAAEIDAKVMDIAARLARASSHPLARAVAQQRPHAAALEAREDHGLGVAAMVEGVEARLGAARFCGLERQAAEFGAFDAEVSLVAFRHGDATALFKVRQTLRSDAVETIAELKARGFAIEILSGDRVEAVERVAAALRVEQWSGGLKPAEKVARLDALRAEGRKVLMVGDGLNDAPALASAHVSISPIDATQITQAAADAVFLGERLAPVVTTLDLARKSRALMRENLALSVIYNVFAVPLAMAGWLTPLIAAAAMSGSSILVTLNALRAGRAPTAKADPHAAAPPPPSLYGRGEPPELEAAE from the coding sequence ATGACCGCCGCTTTCGATTTCGGATCGCTCGTGACGCACGGCAAAGACGGCGCCTGTCGCTTCGAGGCGGCCGTCGACGGCATGACCTGCGCCGCCTGCATTGGCGAAATCGAGCAGGGTCTCGCCGATTTGCCCGGCCTCGACCATGCGCGGGTCAATTACGCCGACAGACGCCTGGCGCTCGAATGGCGCGACGCGCGCTTCGACCTCGCCGCCGCTTTCGAGCGCCTGCGCCGCATGGGCTATACGCTTCATCCTTTCGAACTCGCGGAGAGCGAGCGCGCGGAGATCGAGACGTCGCGCTGGCTGCTGCGCTGCCTCGCCATCGCCGGTTTTGCGGCGATGAACATCATGCTGCTGTCCGTCGGCGTCTGGGTCGGCGAGGGCGGCGGCGACATCGATCCGGCGACGCGCGATCTGTTTCACGGCGTCTCCGCGCTCATCGCGCTGCCGGCCGCGGCCTTTGCGGGCCAGCCATTCTTCAAGAGCGCCTTTGCGGCGCTGCGCGCCGGGCGACTGAACATGGACGTGCCGATCTCGCTCGGCGTGCTGCTCGCGCTCGCAATGTCGGTCTATGAGACGCTGACGCATGCCGAGCACGCTTATTTCGACAGCGCGACCATGCTCCTGTCCTTCCTGCTGCTCGGCCGCTTTCTCGATCACGCCATGCGCCGCAAGACGCGCGCGGTCGCGGCCAATCTCGCGGCGTTGCGCGCGCCGCTCGCCTGCCGCCTGTCGCCTGACGGCGGCGAGACTCTCGCGCCGCTCGCCAAAATCGCGCCCGGCGACATTGTGCTCGTGCGGCCCGGCGAACGTTTGCCCGTCGACGGCGTCGTCGCGACGGGCGCCTCGCAGCTCGACGAAAGCCTCGTTACGGGCGAGACGCGGCGGCGCGCCGTCGCCGCTGGCGCGCAGGTCTATGCCGGGAGCCTGAATTACGACGGCGCGCTCACGATCCGCGTCGAGGCCGCCAATGGCGCGACGCTGCTCGACGACATTGAGCGCCTCCTGGAAAAGGCGACGAACGCGCGCTCGCGCTATGTGCGCCTCGCGGATCGCGTCTCGCGGCTCTATGCGCCCATGGTGCATCTTGCGGCGCTCGTCACCGCGCTTTTCTGGATGTGGCGCGGCGCGAGCCTGCACGACGCGCTGATCACGGCGATCTGCGTGCTCATCATCACCTGCCCCTGCGCGCTGGCGCTGGCCGTCCCCGCCGTGCAGGTCGTGGCGAGCGGCGCGCTCTTTCGCGCAGGCGTCTTGCTCAACAGCGCCGACGCCATCGAGCGTCTGGCGGAAGCCGATACGATCGTCTTCGACAAGACGGGCACCTTGACCGCCCCCGAGCCGCGCGTCGTCAATGCTGCGGAGATTGACGCGAAGGTGATGGACATCGCGGCGCGGCTCGCCCGCGCCAGCAGCCATCCGCTCGCGCGCGCCGTGGCGCAGCAGCGTCCGCATGCGGCGGCGCTGGAGGCGCGCGAGGACCATGGCCTCGGCGTCGCGGCCATGGTCGAGGGCGTCGAAGCGCGGCTCGGCGCCGCGCGCTTCTGCGGTCTCGAGCGACAGGCCGCCGAATTTGGCGCATTCGACGCGGAGGTCTCGCTCGTCGCTTTCCGGCATGGCGATGCGACCGCGCTCTTTAAGGTGCGCCAGACTTTGCGCAGCGATGCGGTCGAAACGATCGCGGAACTGAAGGCGCGCGGCTTCGCGATCGAAATACTCTCGGGCGACCGCGTCGAGGCGGTCGAACGGGTCGCCGCCGCGCTTCGTGTCGAGCAATGGTCCGGCGGCTTGAAACCGGCGGAGAAAGTCGCGCGACTCGACGCTTTGCGCGCCGAGGGCCGGAAGGTTCTGATGGTCGGCGACGGACTCAACGACGCGCCCGCGCTCGCTTCGGCCCATGTTTCGATTTCGCCGATCGACGCGACGCAGATCACGCAAGCCGCCGCCGACGCCGTCTTTCTCGGCGAGCGCCTCGCGCCGGTCGTCACGACGCTCGATCTCGCCCGCAAATCGCGCGCGCTGATGCGCGAAAATCTGGCGCTGTCGGTGATCTACAACGTCTTCGCCGTGCCGCTCGCCATGGCGGGCTGGCTCACGCCGCTGATCGCGGCGGCGGCGATGTCGGGATCGTCGATTCTCGTGACGTTGAACGCCTTGCGCGCCGGGCGCGCGCCGACGGCGAAGGCCGATCCTCACGCGGCCGCCCCACCGCCGCCGTCTCTTTACGGGAGGGGCGAGCCCCCTGAACTGGAGGCCGCGGAATGA
- a CDS encoding FixH family protein: MSTRKPLPESERFSDYQAGGKPLNGWKVLAMMVGFFLCVGAVNGVMIYKAVKTFSGEVTPHPYEKGLAYNQDIARAREQAARDWRVEARVTRLPTGETEFRVTARDADGVEITGVEMSGLLAAPADLSKDLRVTLVETAPGRFSGKVKAPAGQRDLVLTASRGGEEVFRSRSRIEVE, translated from the coding sequence ATGAGCACGCGCAAACCTCTGCCGGAAAGCGAGCGCTTCTCCGACTATCAAGCGGGCGGCAAGCCGCTCAACGGCTGGAAGGTGCTGGCGATGATGGTCGGCTTCTTCCTCTGCGTCGGCGCCGTCAACGGCGTGATGATCTATAAGGCCGTCAAAACTTTCTCGGGCGAAGTCACGCCACATCCCTACGAGAAGGGGCTCGCCTATAATCAGGATATTGCGCGCGCGCGCGAACAGGCGGCGCGCGACTGGAGGGTCGAGGCGCGCGTGACGCGCCTGCCGACCGGCGAAACGGAATTCCGGGTGACGGCGCGCGACGCCGACGGCGTGGAGATCACGGGCGTCGAAATGAGCGGGCTGCTCGCCGCGCCGGCCGACCTCTCCAAGGATCTGCGCGTGACGCTCGTCGAGACCGCGCCGGGGCGGTTCTCCGGCAAGGTGAAGGCGCCCGCCGGCCAGCGCGATCTCGTTCTCACCGCTTCGCGCGGGGGCGAAGAAGTGTTCCGATCGCGCAGTCGCATCGAGGTTGAATGA
- the ccoG gene encoding cytochrome c oxidase accessory protein CcoG — protein sequence MSSADAQHQLLDEPFVEAAHKVYNKKVDGQFRRIKWGIQFATLAIYYFLPFVRWHRGPDAPSQAVLVDFPHRRFYFFFIEIWPQEVYYVTGLLILAALILFLMNAVAGRIWCGYMCPQTVWTDFYMTAERWIEGDARDRMKLDEGPWTAGKIRKKLAKHFVWILIAWWTGGAWVLYFGDAPTLVYDLATFQPGVGQAYLWIGILTFTTYVFAGVMREKLCLHACPWPRIQAALTDEYALNVTYRRDRGEPRMSLKQATAARAANLPSGDCVDCGQCVAVCPTGVDIRKGAQLGCIQCGLCIDACDGVMEKIHRPTRLIAYDTEMNLKRRACGEEPIYKTFRVRTVFYAALILAIGGFMSITLATRGDMYMNVLHDRNPLTVRLKDGGARNGYTIRFANKKPETRRFVIDASGLAGAQTEVVGVAPDSKGKVVIEVGPDQTREARVLLSTRGAASSKGQAPVLFTATDAETGASVVVKDVFIWP from the coding sequence ATGTCCAGCGCAGACGCCCAACACCAGCTTCTCGACGAACCCTTCGTCGAAGCCGCGCACAAGGTCTACAATAAAAAGGTCGACGGACAATTCCGCCGGATCAAATGGGGCATTCAATTCGCGACGCTCGCGATCTACTATTTCCTGCCCTTCGTGCGCTGGCATCGCGGCCCCGACGCGCCGAGCCAGGCCGTGCTCGTCGATTTCCCGCATCGGCGCTTCTACTTCTTCTTCATCGAGATCTGGCCGCAGGAGGTCTATTACGTCACCGGCCTGCTGATCCTCGCGGCGCTCATATTGTTTCTGATGAACGCCGTCGCGGGCCGCATCTGGTGCGGCTATATGTGTCCGCAGACCGTGTGGACCGATTTCTACATGACCGCCGAGCGCTGGATCGAAGGTGACGCCCGCGACCGCATGAAGCTCGACGAAGGCCCCTGGACGGCCGGCAAGATCCGCAAGAAGCTCGCCAAGCATTTCGTCTGGATCCTCATCGCGTGGTGGACGGGCGGCGCCTGGGTGCTCTATTTCGGCGACGCGCCGACGCTGGTTTACGACCTCGCGACCTTTCAGCCCGGAGTCGGCCAGGCCTATCTCTGGATCGGCATTCTCACCTTCACCACTTACGTCTTCGCCGGCGTGATGCGCGAGAAGCTTTGCCTGCACGCCTGCCCGTGGCCGCGCATCCAGGCGGCGCTCACCGACGAATATGCGCTGAACGTCACCTATCGCCGCGACCGCGGCGAGCCGCGCATGTCCTTAAAGCAGGCGACGGCCGCGCGCGCCGCCAATCTCCCTTCGGGCGATTGCGTCGATTGCGGCCAATGCGTCGCGGTGTGTCCAACGGGCGTCGACATCCGTAAAGGCGCGCAGCTCGGCTGCATCCAGTGCGGCCTCTGCATCGACGCGTGCGACGGCGTCATGGAGAAGATCCATCGTCCGACGCGTCTGATCGCCTACGACACCGAGATGAATCTCAAGCGGCGGGCCTGCGGCGAGGAGCCGATCTACAAGACGTTCCGCGTCCGGACCGTGTTCTACGCCGCGCTCATTCTCGCCATTGGCGGCTTCATGTCGATTACGCTCGCGACGCGCGGCGACATGTATATGAACGTGCTGCACGACCGCAATCCGCTGACCGTGCGCCTCAAGGACGGCGGCGCGCGCAACGGCTATACGATCCGCTTCGCCAACAAGAAGCCGGAGACCCGGCGTTTCGTCATTGACGCATCGGGCCTAGCGGGCGCGCAGACCGAGGTTGTGGGCGTCGCGCCGGACAGCAAGGGCAAGGTCGTGATCGAGGTCGGGCCGGATCAAACGCGCGAAGCGCGCGTTCTCCTCTCGACCCGCGGCGCGGCCTCCAGCAAGGGGCAGGCCCCCGTTCTCTTCACCGCGACCGACGCCGAGACGGGCGCGTCGGTCGTCGTGAAGGACGTCTTCATCTGGCCGTGA